The genomic window TCGCGACTCCCGAGCGGGACGAGGGACTCTCGCAGCAGCTTCGGCCGTGAGAGCCAAAACTCGATATTCTCCAGCAGCGTGGAGCCGTCCCACTGCACCTCGGCTATGTCGCGGTTGTTGTTCTGCCGAAGGGCATCGAGCACCCTTGTCAACAGCGCCAGGGAATGTATCTCGGATACTGCCAACAGCGTGACGTGCCGTGGCGCGCCCCTGGTCGACGTGCGGCTCAACCCCGGAGCCTCCCAGCGCTGGACGCTGGCGTCCAGCAGTCCAGAGAACCAAGAGAGCACAAAGGCTACCTCGGGCGCGATGGTTGATCCGAGCGCGCTGAGAATGTTGATCATCAGGGGCAAGACCGCCTTGGTCCAGATGCTATAGCAGCGctgggccccggccgtgttGGCGAACGGAGACACGTTGGGCCGCCTCATAGAGTTGGCGAGCCTCGCTGAGGTGAGATGGCCCAGTAAACCGTCAAGGGCAAGCTGCTCCGCAACCGCAGGCACCGTTGACAATTCCAGAAGGAAGAGCAAACTAAGCTCTCCGTATATGGGATCGCCGTCCTCGGCAAGCCTGTCCGCCCACGAGAAGAGTGACATGGCGACATGGAGGACGTCTTGTGATGCCATCATGTTGAGAATTTGCGTACCGCACTCGTCCACGCTGGGGATGGCGAGACACGCCTGGAGGATGGCTGTCAGCAAGGCGACGTCTGCCGGCGCCACCTTTGTCTCGGGGTCGTGGATGAGCGTCACAAGGGCTCGGAACCCTTGTGCTACAATGCGATCAAGGATGTTGAGGATTGTCTGCACTGTGGATACGGACGGTTCCATCTGTCGACACCCACGCAAGACTATGTATAGAGTCTTGAGAAGAGTGCGGTAGTACTCGATCTGGTCAGGTCCAAATCGATCTTCGACGCTGCTCAGCGCTGTCCATAATATTCCAACCATCTTCGATGAACTCTTTGGCGAAGGCGTAGCATCCGCCAGCCGCTGTATCAGAGTGAGGGCAAGATTCGCCTGCGCTCTACTCAGACTGACAAAGATCTTTTCAGGGCCCTTTGGTGCGTGGCTTGCCTCGGTGCACTGTTCCGCCACTTGTGCCATCATGATAGCGATTGATTCGTTCTTCTTCGGGAGAAGACAGACGCTAAGCTCAAGCAATAGGAACTCCCAGGCATGGAAAAGAGCCTGTTCAATATCAATGTCAGTTAGCAGTCTCAGAACTTATAGATATTGTGGTAGATCGATAATGGGCTTGCATGACTTACGATCTGGCCATCAACCAAAGAAAGATTCAGGTTGGCCATCTCCATCTCGCTCCTAAATCCCGTGTCCCGTGGTCCTACCCAACCAGGGTCAAAGTCTAACATCTTCTCCGCCAAGTCGAGAGCATAGTAGAACTGTTTGCCGAGCTCACGAGGTGCAAAGTTGGTGCGCTTGAAGGACCGAAGTGAAATACCAGAGTAACGGCTGGCGAAGTTCTTTGTAAAGTTGGCGTGCAGCGATGCGTTGTAACCAGAAAGTTGAACTCCATCCCGCAGGAAGTAGTCCAGGTCTTGTAGCAACTCGGTAGCAAACGCCATGTCCTGTCCCATTTGTCGAAGGTGGTAAAGATGCATGGCAAACATCTCTGCGATGTAAGCTGCAATCCTGGCTTGGTTTGCTGCTTCTTCGGGATTGGTTTTGGCCGTGAGCGAAGCAGCCTTGAGTTCGCGAACATATTTGCGGAGGTGCTGCAGATGGTCGCCGTCTCCTCTAGTCGCGAAAATGGTCCATGGCCAGTGGTTTTGTGCCACAGTAAAGAACTCTAGGATTGCTAGTGCCTCCGCGCTAGGAATAGACGATATGTGTTGTAGCCTGCTCCTAGCTGCGACAAGGACAGATGTTGGGGCCAGTTTGGATGACTTGCCCGATTTTCCTTCGCCCCTGACTGCATCGCGCGGTACGTTACCCGTCAAGAGACAGTTCGCCATCCAAGGCTGTCGACTGCGGAGTATTGTAGACAAGAAACTCCAGAGTCGCGCGCTTTCAACCGTACGGTCAAAGGGTTTGTCAAGCTGAGCGAGCAGTTTCAGAAGTGACCTCGCGATCTGGGATCCCAGATAGCCAAGCAATGAAGGAGGCTCACTCTTTGCCGATCCCTCGGCACTGGCTACCAAGCTCTCCATTAAATTCGTGACCGGGGTTCTAAAGGCATTCCCTACACCACAGAGACGCGCAAGCAGAGGTGTCGATCTGAACAACTGCGTCTCCATCAAAGTGCTTGGCTTCTCGAGGAAAGCCGCAGTCTTGATCAAAGAAGTCACAAACTCAAGAACGGTAACTGCTGTGCTAGCCAGTGTTTGCGATGCCTTCTGGTAAAGTCGTGTTGGTTCTGGCAGCAGACGTGCTGACAAGAAAGTCCCCAGCAGCGGCTGAAACTTGAGTGTGGCCGATGACGAGGAAAGGAAGCACTCCAAAACATATCCAGCAGCCGGAGCAAGGCAATCTGTGAGTCGCTCGTTTTCTTCGCCCACGCTGTAGGTGTACACCAACATCTTGTTCAAGACAGGCACAAGATCGCGCAGAATGATGCTCGGGTGCAGGTCGGATACATATCTCCATGTCGATGAGTTCTCAAAGATGTCCACCGCAGTCTGCGCAATAGAGACAGCCACCTGCGTCAATAATTTGTCCGACGTCCCCTGCCAGAGGCTCACGGTGCCGTGCTTCTGCAGGGCCCCAGGTTTGGCGATAGTCACCTTGCGGCGGACGGAGCTCTGCATCGCGTTCTCGACGAGTTCGGACAGGAAGACGATGACGGTGTGCAGAAAGTCAAACCGATCGTTGTTAAGATCTGGATTGCCTAATATCCTGGAGAGTCTTCCAGCGCGAGACTCTGTGTTGAGAAGCTCGCATCTTGCCATATAAGACCACACACGCCCGGGACACAGCGGTAGTACTGTATCAAGGAATCGAACACATGCAGTAAGGAGAGCCATGAGCGAAGAATCAATACTCACTTTCTCTCCTTGGATATTGTGGTCAAGAATATCGCATATGATGCTGACAATATCCTTCGTCCGACCTACAGATCTGCTAGTCTCTTGAAGAATTGACAGACCCGACGCCGGCCCATGGCTCGCCATCTCCCGCTGGATCAACATATTGAGTAGTGATACGGCATCTGCTGCTTCTTGTGGCTGCAACGACCCCAGCACTGATCGATATGACTCTGGCGACGAGTAGGCCTCCAAGCGCTTCCCTATCAAAGCCAAGGACGAATGCTCATACTCCATCAAGACAACTCTGCCCGAGTCTGTGATAAAGCGACCCTGTGACCCCGCAGGAATATCAAACCGTTCGTCATCGGGTTCTTGGCGTCTCCACGAAGTTGGTGACAGCTCGATAAGTGGCATTTCCTGGAGGATCTGGATTGCGTTGGAGTTTTCCTCTTCCAAAATGAGCTGATACTCTTGGAAGTCCTCGGGAAGCACAAAAGTCAATGTTGGCGTCTTGAGGAGATACTTGAGAATAGCACCAGACAATTCCTCCTCACCAACACGAGCAGCTAAAAGTTTGCAGAGAGTGGTGAAGGGAGCGTACTCGTAGGGGTAGCGGTTGAAAGCCTGAAGGACATAGGCGTCGAGGAGCATCGGATCCTCGAGGACTGCGCCTACTGGTGGTTCAGGTTTCGGTAAATCACCCGAGCGTACCTGACGTTCTTGGTCAGAATCGCCTGCAGATAGTACGGCAATCAGTGTCGTTACCGGCTCAGATTGGTAGCCCACAAGAGGAAAGCTATATTTGAGCAGTTCCAGAAAATAGCAGCGGATCTTGGCGCCCACGTCCCTAGGAAGGGCTGCCTCTGGGTTTGCCCCTGAGCACTGCGATAATTCCGAGAGGACATCATATACGAAGCCTTGAGCGGTGGCACTTTGGGCAAGGGCCTCGGCAACTTGTATATCCTGGGACATGGAGGTGTTGACCAGAAACTGGTCGTAGCTCCGGGCTTCTATCGAAACGATGCTACCCGTCGAGTTCCGGCGTCCAGTGGCTCCCACGGGATGGTTTTCAAGCTCGAATCCTGCCTGGGCCCGTTGGTTTTGTGCCAAATCTCGCCTCTCGGCGCGTTCCTGATATGCCACGTACATGCGATGGAGCAGAAGCGACCAAGAGAACACAGCAGGAGAGGCGGCGTACAGACCATTTTCCGCAGCCATTTGTATTGTGCCATGCACCTGCAGCAATATGTCGGCGTCCTGGATATACGAGTGCTCATCTACCCCGAGCTCGAGGTCTTGGTCAAGCAAGGCCAAAGAGCGAGGCAAATTGAGCAAAGCCATTGTGATGGCACACACAAGACACTTTAACGGAAGGGCGAGCTCCCCCACGCTAGCATCTGCCTATAACTCATATCAGCACAAAAACCTCCCGGAATCATGTTGAATGGTAGACTTACTGGTGATAATGCGTCCAGGAATCCGTAGTCAGTTATAAAAGTAAACCACTCTGCCACAAAAGAAGGTGCAGCAAATGTGCGACTTGATGTTGCATCGATTATCTGAAAGATGAGCATCATAACATGGGCAGCCTCGACCAGACAGGTCCGTCCCCAGTCGATTGTCAGGTTCTCCGTCTTATATTGGTCCCCTTCGAGAGTGGCATCCAGACCGGCCAGCGATCGCTTGATACAGCTGGTCAGGTAGCTAAGCCACGTCGGTCCAGCACTTAGAATTGCATCACGATCAGATTGGTCTGAAGGATCCGCGCTGGACAGAACTTGGGCAGCAGCGCTGGCTGCTGCGACGGCGAAATGTCTGCGCTCAGCAAGGTACGTGTGCAGGATGCGAGTTCGCCGTGCGTCCTCCCTCTGGAAGTCGGCCCAGATGGTTTCAGCATCATCAGGGCTCGCAGCAGCAATTGCTGAGAGTACGGTGGCCCCTGGCGCGGCATTTTGGCCCACAGTATCCTTGATGTTGGCTACATCCTGGGAGGACAGCGGACCATTGAGATGGCTTTCCGGACGACACTGAGCCTCGGCGACAACAATACGCAGCGCAGCCGTCTCATTGATGGCAGCGTTCTTGCTAAGCCAAAGCGCGTCGCGTTTTATCGTCTGCAAGTCGCAAGAGTCGTCGGCAGGGGTTGTCGCATTTATCGGCGACGTCTTGGTCTCGAAGTCGGCTTTCGTCTGGGGAGACGGCGGCGCAAAAGTCTGCGACGGGTCCCTAAAGAGCGCTGCTACATAGGGGTCTTTTAGGAAGTCTAATACAGATTTGCAGGCCAGGCGGCTTGTGTCTATGTCGGTCAGAGACGACGCAACAAGCCTCCATGAGCTACATGCGGTCAAAAGCTAGGTTAGTTGATGGTCTGCGTGGAAGAGCTGGTGCGTTGAGCAGGTTGTGAAATCTCACAGCAAATGCTTTTCACCGGAGATGCATTCGTCGAGTGGTGGGAAATATATGCGGTCTGAAAGAGCTGCCATGGTCGTGACGCTCGTCGCCGGTGAGGCCCGGTGGCATGGAAATTCGGGCAGTGAGGAATGGCGTTTTCAAATCATCGAAAGCAAGGCGAGAAGTGCGGCCGTGTAGAGGCCGGTGGTGTCGCAGGAACCAAGTCCTTTGTTTTCAAATCAGCAGCAAGCAGACTCAAGGTTGGTAGGATGGGAATGGGATGGGTGCCCGTCGTCGTATCCAGTGTTTCCGGCCCTGGACGTTAcggcggaaaaaaaaataaaaagacgcGCCGGTGCACCACCAGCACGCGTAACCAAAAATCAATCCGTCCGTCGTAAAGCCATTGTCAAAAACAGTGGGTACTGCCGTTCTTCAACCTTAGCTCTGGTGGAGCCTCCGTTTCCGGCGACGGAGCTCTGTTGGAggatggggggggggggggggggtgctTGCCATAGAAACCCCACTCCGAGCTTGCCGCCACAATCGGAGCCCGGTTTTTTGTATGTATGTAAGGCGCATAGTATACCTAGATGTATAAACTTTGAGAGAACCTAGATTCGAAGAAGGAGATGGGATTGGCTCAGGTTTTGAAGTGTCACAATATATCAAGAAACAGGGAGCAGCCCTGActgagaaagagagaaagaaaagccaAACGCTGTTTTGTTCATCAGACCCAATTGACCCCTCGTTCCCGTTAATGGGGTGGGTTGTGGCAACCATTTGCAATTTTCCGTGACTCCCAAACCAACTGGCACTGGTATTAGTTCACTCCTGCCTCGCATTGACATCTACCAACGCCAACCACACACCACACaccacacaaaaaaaaaaagaagggacgAAAATATGGCCACCACAGGCATCGTCGACAACTCACCTCACCATCCTGACCCCTCACCATCAGTTCCTACGGCGTCAAATCTGATTCTCATTGATAACTATGACTCCTTCACTTGGAATGTCTACCAATACCTCGTCCTTGAGGGTGCCAAGGTCACCGTCTACCGTAACGACCAGATCACTCTCGATGAGTTGATAGCCTTGAAACCCACCCAGCTGGTCATCAgccccggccctggccacccAAAGACGGATTCAGGAATCAGCCGCGATGCCATCAAGCACTTTGCCGGCAAGATTCCCATCTTTGGCGTTTGCATGGGCCAGCAGTGCATCATCGATCTGTACGGAGGCGAGGTCAGCTTCGCCGGGGAGATCCTGCACGGCAAGACCTCCCCCCTGGTCCACGATGGCAAGGGGGTTTACGCCGGTCTGGCACAGGGCCTGCCCGTGACCAGGTACCACTCCCTGGCAGGGACCCACGTGAGCCTCCCCGAGACCCTCGAGGTCACCTCCTGGATCGCCAAGGACGACAGCAGTAAGGGAGTCATAATGGGGGTTCGGCACAAGGAGTACGCCATTGAGGGCGTGCAGTTCCACCCGGAGAGCATCCTCTCCGCCGACGGCCGCTCCATGTTCCGCAACTTTGTCCAACTCCAGCACGGCACCTGGGCAGAGAACTCGGGGATCCTGCAGCAGGCCaaggacgccgccgccagctccAAGGCCAAAGAGGCTTCTACCGGCCCGGGCGGCAAGAAGACAAACATTCTGCAAAAGATCTACACCCGCCGCAAGGAGCTGGTGTCGGCCCAGAAGGAGCTCCCGTCGCAGAGGATGGCTGACCTCGAGGCTGCATATCGACTCAACGCCGCTCCCCCACTGGTGCCCCTCATCGACCGCCTCCGCCAGTCCCCGTTCGACGTGGCACTCATGGCCGAGATCAAGCGTGCGTCCCCGTCCAAGGGTGATTTTGCACCGCACATCAACGCGCCGGCCCAGGCACGCAAGTATGCCCTGGCCGGTGCCAGCGTCATTTCGGTTCTCACCGAGCCGGACTGGTTCAAGGGTAGCATCGAGGACCTAAGAGCCATCAGGCAGGTCCTTGCCGGCATGTCCAACAGGCCGGCTATCCTCCGCAAAGAGTTTGTTTTTGACGAGTATCAGATCCTCGAGGGTAGGTTGGCAGGAGCCGACACTGTGCTTCTGATTGTAAAAATGCTGGAAAAAGATGTCCTCAAGCGTCTATACAATTACTCCCTATCATTGGGGATGGAGCCACTTGTCGAGGTCCAAAATGGCGATGAAATGTCCATCGCCGTGGAGCTCGGCGCAAAGGCTATCGGCGTCAACAACCGCAACCTAGAGAGCTTCGAGGTCGACCTGGGCACGACGAGCCGGCTGAGGTCCATGGTACCAGAGTCCACCATTCTGTGTGCACTCAGCGGGATCAACACGCACGACGATGTCATGGCTTACAAGAAGGACGGAGTCAACGCCGTCCTCGTGGGCGAATCCATCATGCGCGCGCCGGACGCCTCCGAGTTCATTCACCAGCTCTGCGCAGGTGTAGCCACAGCGCCAGCAGAGCCCAATCCCGGGCCTTTGCTGGTCAAGATCTGCGGCACGAGAACGGCCGAGGCCGCGACGGAGGCCATCAAGGCGGGAGCTGACATGGTGGGAATGATACTGGTCCCCGGCACGAAGCGATGCGTATCGGATGAGGCGGCCCTGGAGATATCAAAGGCAGTGCACGAGACAGTGCCCGCTTTGGCTGCTCCGAAATCACAACAGACGACGCCAAAGGATTTCTTCTCGCAGGGTAGGGAGTCGCTCAGGAGAAAAGGACCGTTGCTGGTAGGAGTCTTCCAGAACCAGCCCCTCGACGAGATTCTGGAGAAGCAGGCACGGTACAAGCTGGACGTAGTGCAGTTCCACGGCAACGAGCCCGTAGAGTGGGCCAGGCTGATCCCCGTGCCCGTCGTGCACAAGTTTAAGCCTGGGGAACCAGGGCTTGGGCTCCGTGGCTACCACGTCCTGCCGCTTTTGGACTCTGGCTCCGGGTCTGGCCAGCAACTGGACGTGGCGGCCGTCAAGGCCGAGTTTGAGAAGGACTCGGATCTTCAGGTCGTCTTTGCGGGCGGCTTGGGGCCTGACAATGTAGAGCAGGCCGTTTCGGCCTTGGGCGAGTTCGCCGGCCGAGTGGCGGGCGTGGACGTTAGCAGCGGAGTTGAGGAGGACGGCAAGCAAAGCTTGCCCAAGATACGGGCCTTTGTTGAGGCTGCGAGACGAATTAGATAAAAAGAGTTTTTAGATTCCCAGAGTTGATACACTCATAAATCTGCTGTTTAGAGAAAGGAAACGCATGTGACATCTCTAGCATTTAATCGGTATTTCTGTCCCAAAGAAACAGGTAGGATCGACGAAGAGACCTACCGAGAATGTACATAACAAACTTTTGCTTAGTACCTGGGAATATATGAACGAAAAACATCACTAGAGCTCAAGCGTTTTTATTTCATGGGCTTATAGCCTAGGTCTATGAAGCCATCGTGATCCGTACCCAAGGAATTACAGTAATATAATACAGGATGCCTGAGTAAAATCCAGGAAAACAATCAGACGGTATTGGAGAAGAGCACAGGATGCGATCCTATGATGCCTGCCGGCCTTCCACAGCCCGATTCCAAGCAGCTTCGAAGGATGCGGTGGGTGGCACGATGACGGCTGCGCTCCCAGCCATGGCGTCACCCTCGTCGTCCCGCATCTCGTTCTGCCAGTTGCTAGAATACACAACGGCCGCGAAGCCCTCAAGCTCGCGCACCGTCTCCATGGCCTGTAGGTACTTGTTGGGCATGCCGTTGCCAACGGCATGCGCCTGACGCGTCAGGCATGACAGCACCTTTGGTAGCTGTACTGTTGGCTTGGGGACGCCTCCCGAGCCGAAGACAGATTGGGCGAGCTCGCCCTCCATTAGGGTCGAGAATCCGGCGTCGAGGATCTTTGCGAGCACGTGGGAGAATGCAGGCGAGTCAATGATGTCCGAAGTCTCGTCCAGCAGGCGACGCAGTGGCGGTGGGACAACAGGGGACTGCGACTGGACAACAATCATGCTTCCGTCTGCGCCGGCGGCCGTCTCGGACTCACCCAAGATGCCCGACTCTGCAAGCACAGAGTCCTCCTGGTCTCGCGGTGGCAGCAGAAACGCCAGCCACTTGACGTCGGCCTCAACCTCATCCCGAACCTGCTTCG from Pyricularia oryzae 70-15 chromosome 4, whole genome shotgun sequence includes these protein-coding regions:
- a CDS encoding anthranilate synthase component 2; translated protein: MATTGIVDNSPHHPDPSPSVPTASNLILIDNYDSFTWNVYQYLVLEGAKVTVYRNDQITLDELIALKPTQLVISPGPGHPKTDSGISRDAIKHFAGKIPIFGVCMGQQCIIDLYGGEVSFAGEILHGKTSPLVHDGKGVYAGLAQGLPVTRYHSLAGTHVSLPETLEVTSWIAKDDSSKGVIMGVRHKEYAIEGVQFHPESILSADGRSMFRNFVQLQHGTWAENSGILQQAKDAAASSKAKEASTGPGGKKTNILQKIYTRRKELVSAQKELPSQRMADLEAAYRLNAAPPLVPLIDRLRQSPFDVALMAEIKRASPSKGDFAPHINAPAQARKYALAGASVISVLTEPDWFKGSIEDLRAIRQVLAGMSNRPAILRKEFVFDEYQILEGRLAGADTVLLIVKMLEKDVLKRLYNYSLSLGMEPLVEVQNGDEMSIAVELGAKAIGVNNRNLESFEVDLGTTSRLRSMVPESTILCALSGINTHDDVMAYKKDGVNAVLVGESIMRAPDASEFIHQLCAGVATAPAEPNPGPLLVKICGTRTAEAATEAIKAGADMVGMILVPGTKRCVSDEAALEISKAVHETVPALAAPKSQQTTPKDFFSQGRESLRRKGPLLVGVFQNQPLDEILEKQARYKLDVVQFHGNEPVEWARLIPVPVVHKFKPGEPGLGLRGYHVLPLLDSGSGSGQQLDVAAVKAEFEKDSDLQVVFAGGLGPDNVEQAVSALGEFAGRVAGVDVSSGVEEDGKQSLPKIRAFVEAARRIR